One window from the genome of Bradyrhizobium xenonodulans encodes:
- a CDS encoding zinc-binding metallopeptidase family protein translates to MKLFVCQACGNVLYFENRACERCGHRVAFLPEKETMSAIEPDGEGWATLADKGRGRMLCRNAEYDACNWLTDAGDSTGYCRACRHNGIVPDLSDPVQLAGWRELEVAKHRLFYSLIRWKLPLQTRQDNPEHGLIFNFLADDPNSGQKILTGHDNGLITIALTETDDIERERRRLEMGEPYRTLLGHFRHEVGHYFWDVLVQGGGKLDECRAVFGDDTVDYGQALQRHYAEGAPADWQQNYVSAYATMHPWEDFAETWAHYLHIVDTLEMAAEFGMEVRPKVDRDGELSTRIRFNPYEAQDVHRLVDAWLPFTFAMNSVNRAMGLRDLYPFILSPAVVAKLGFVHGLVRDVAKARKP, encoded by the coding sequence TTGAAGCTCTTTGTCTGCCAGGCCTGCGGCAACGTCCTCTATTTCGAGAACCGCGCCTGCGAACGCTGCGGCCACCGCGTCGCCTTCCTGCCGGAGAAGGAGACGATGTCGGCGATCGAGCCCGACGGTGAGGGCTGGGCGACGCTCGCCGACAAGGGCAGGGGGCGGATGCTGTGCCGCAATGCCGAGTACGATGCCTGCAACTGGCTGACGGATGCGGGCGACAGCACCGGCTATTGCCGTGCCTGCCGCCACAACGGCATCGTGCCTGACCTCTCCGATCCGGTTCAGCTCGCCGGCTGGCGCGAACTGGAGGTGGCGAAACACCGGCTGTTCTATTCCCTGATCCGCTGGAAGCTGCCGCTCCAGACCCGACAGGACAATCCCGAGCACGGGCTGATCTTCAATTTCCTCGCCGACGATCCGAACAGCGGGCAGAAGATCCTGACCGGCCACGACAACGGCCTGATCACGATCGCGCTGACCGAGACGGACGACATCGAACGCGAGCGGCGCAGGCTCGAGATGGGCGAGCCCTACCGCACGCTGCTCGGACATTTTCGCCACGAGGTCGGCCACTACTTCTGGGATGTGCTGGTGCAGGGCGGCGGCAAGCTCGACGAATGCCGCGCGGTGTTCGGCGACGATACGGTGGATTACGGCCAAGCCCTGCAGCGCCATTATGCCGAAGGCGCACCGGCGGACTGGCAGCAGAACTACGTCTCGGCCTACGCGACCATGCATCCCTGGGAGGACTTCGCCGAGACCTGGGCGCATTATCTCCACATCGTCGACACCCTGGAGATGGCCGCCGAGTTCGGCATGGAGGTGCGACCCAAGGTCGACCGTGATGGAGAGTTGTCGACCCGGATCCGGTTCAATCCCTACGAGGCACAGGACGTCCACAGGCTCGTCGACGCATGGCTGCCCTTCACCTTCGCCATGAACAGTGTCAACCGTGCCATGGGGCTGCGCGACCTCTATCCGTTCATCCTGTCGCCCGCAGTGGTCGCAAAGCTGGGCTTTGTTCATGGCCTCGTGCGGGACGTCGCCAAGGCGAGGAAGCCGTAG
- a CDS encoding PAS domain S-box protein: MRTRMTTADALNDPLPETIAAERLRQHLEEIARERDNAYRSLQEREAELARIQRIARIGGLEIDLRKGFKNRRSPEYLLVHGLPPEATAETYEDWAARIHPEDRERTVKHLFDTLKSESCDYSDEYRIIRWNDRETRWIRVVGQIERGPDGRALRLVGADFDITDQMLARETLRESEERFRLIADSAPVPIWVTKLDRTRSFANQAYVDFVGLPYDQAIAFDWRKVLHPDDLPHVLQQSVQGEASLKPFVLEARYKDASGKWRWLRSESQPRWDPTGKHIGFIGVAHDITAAKQAEIELRRLNETLEERIVERTAELESNEARLRAILETSNQYQGLVNLDGELLYANNTALDGIKARSADVIGKPLWETPWFTGTKGMSATVREAFNTVLRGEPVRMEMRLRLPIGERDFDFGMRPVLDRQGNITGAVPEAVDITERRRGEEALRQSQKMEAIGQLTGGVAHDFNNLLTIIRSATDFLRRRELPEERRRRYVDAISDTVERASKLTAQLLAFARRQPLKPQIFNVGSQVEGVAQLVRPLVGGRIEIAVEIDDADCFTVADIAQFETALINLAINARDAMDGEGRLTIAVRKVAGIPSLRAQSARGGDYVAISVADTGSGIAQENIDAIFEPFFTTKEVGKGTGLGLSQAFGFAKQSEGDIAVASAQGEGATFTIYLPQAQSPAAEKEAAALTSEAATTGRGYRVLVVEDNDDVGQFSTELLEDLGYVVRRVANATAALAILGENEFSVDLVFSDVIMPGMNGVELAGVIRERYPGLPVVLTSGYSNVLAENAHRGFELIQKPYSVESLSRILRKAITERLSVAR; this comes from the coding sequence GTGCGCACCCGCATGACAACGGCCGACGCCTTGAACGATCCCTTGCCCGAGACCATCGCCGCCGAAAGGCTGCGCCAGCATCTGGAGGAGATCGCGCGCGAGCGCGACAACGCCTATCGCTCGCTGCAGGAGCGCGAGGCGGAACTGGCGCGTATCCAGCGTATCGCCAGGATCGGCGGCCTCGAGATCGATCTCCGCAAGGGCTTCAAGAACCGCCGCTCGCCCGAATATCTGCTGGTGCACGGCCTGCCTCCCGAAGCAACCGCCGAAACCTACGAGGACTGGGCCGCCAGGATCCACCCGGAGGATCGCGAGCGGACGGTGAAGCACCTCTTCGATACACTGAAGAGCGAAAGCTGCGACTATTCCGACGAATACCGCATCATACGGTGGAACGACCGCGAAACCCGCTGGATCCGCGTGGTCGGCCAGATCGAGCGCGGGCCGGATGGCCGTGCGCTCCGGCTCGTGGGCGCCGACTTCGACATCACCGACCAGATGCTGGCGCGCGAGACCTTGCGCGAGAGCGAGGAGCGCTTTCGGCTGATCGCCGACAGCGCGCCGGTGCCGATCTGGGTGACGAAGCTCGACCGCACGCGCTCCTTCGCCAACCAGGCTTATGTCGACTTCGTCGGCCTGCCCTACGACCAGGCCATCGCCTTCGACTGGCGCAAGGTGCTGCATCCGGACGACCTGCCGCATGTGCTCCAGCAATCGGTCCAGGGCGAAGCCTCGCTGAAACCGTTCGTGCTGGAGGCGCGCTACAAGGACGCAAGCGGCAAATGGCGCTGGCTGCGCTCGGAATCGCAGCCGCGCTGGGATCCGACCGGCAAGCATATCGGCTTCATCGGCGTCGCTCACGACATCACCGCCGCCAAGCAGGCCGAGATCGAGCTGCGGCGGCTCAACGAGACGCTGGAAGAGCGCATCGTCGAGCGCACCGCCGAGCTCGAATCCAACGAGGCGCGGCTGCGCGCGATCCTGGAGACCAGCAATCAGTATCAGGGTCTCGTCAATCTCGACGGCGAATTGCTCTATGCCAACAACACCGCGCTCGACGGCATCAAGGCGCGCTCCGCGGACGTGATCGGCAAGCCGCTGTGGGAGACGCCGTGGTTCACCGGCACGAAAGGCATGAGCGCCACCGTGCGCGAGGCCTTCAATACCGTGCTCCGGGGCGAACCTGTGCGGATGGAGATGCGGCTGCGCCTGCCGATCGGCGAGCGCGATTTCGACTTCGGAATGCGTCCCGTGCTCGACCGCCAGGGCAACATCACCGGCGCCGTGCCCGAGGCCGTCGACATCACCGAGCGCCGCCGCGGCGAGGAAGCCCTGCGGCAGTCGCAGAAGATGGAAGCGATCGGCCAGCTCACCGGCGGCGTGGCGCACGACTTCAACAATCTCCTCACGATCATCCGTTCGGCCACCGACTTCCTGCGCCGGCGCGAGCTGCCGGAGGAGCGCCGCCGCCGCTATGTCGACGCCATCTCCGACACCGTCGAGCGCGCTTCCAAGCTGACTGCGCAGCTTCTGGCCTTTGCGCGCCGGCAGCCGTTGAAACCGCAGATCTTCAACGTCGGCAGCCAGGTCGAGGGCGTGGCGCAACTGGTCCGGCCGCTGGTCGGCGGGCGCATCGAGATCGCCGTCGAGATCGACGATGCCGATTGCTTTACCGTGGCCGACATCGCGCAGTTCGAGACCGCGCTGATCAACCTCGCCATCAATGCCCGCGACGCCATGGACGGCGAAGGCCGTCTCACCATCGCCGTGCGCAAGGTCGCTGGGATTCCGAGCCTGCGCGCGCAGTCGGCGCGGGGCGGCGACTATGTCGCGATCTCCGTCGCGGACACCGGCAGCGGCATCGCGCAAGAGAACATCGACGCCATCTTCGAGCCGTTCTTCACCACCAAGGAAGTCGGCAAGGGCACCGGCCTCGGGCTCAGCCAGGCCTTCGGCTTTGCAAAGCAGTCCGAAGGCGACATCGCGGTGGCGAGCGCGCAAGGCGAAGGCGCGACCTTCACCATCTACCTGCCGCAGGCGCAGAGCCCTGCCGCGGAAAAGGAAGCCGCCGCGCTGACCAGCGAGGCCGCGACCACCGGACGCGGCTACCGCGTGCTCGTGGTCGAGGACAACGACGATGTCGGCCAGTTCTCGACCGAGCTGCTGGAAGATCTCGGCTATGTCGTCCGCCGCGTCGCCAACGCGACCGCGGCGCTGGCCATCCTCGGCGAGAACGAATTCTCCGTCGACCTCGTCTTCTCCGACGTCATCATGCCCGGCATGAACGGCGTCGAGCTCGCGGGCGTCATCCGCGAGCGCTATCCGGGCCTGCCCGTCGTGCTCACCTCCGGCTACAGCAACGTGCTTGCGGAAAACGCCCATCGCGGCTTCGAGCTGATCCAGAAGCCGTATTCGGTGGAATCGCTGTCGCGCATCCTGCGCAAGGCGATCACGGAGAGACTGTCGGTGGCGCGGTGA
- a CDS encoding arsenic transporter translates to MPSDAIWAWSIVVAATAGVIIRPLSLPEAVWAVIGAAALVLLGFLPWQDALVGIEKGLDVYLFLIGMMLIAELARLEGLFDYLAAFAVEHARGSPQRLFLLIYIVGTLVTVLLSNDATAIVLTPAVYAATRAAGAKPLPYLFVCAFIANAASFVLPISNPANLVVFGKHMPHLGTWLRQFALPSLASIVLTYVALRLALHRELKNETIETSVPHPKLGRGGRLTAYGIGAIGIVLIWASALDLQLGLPTFVCGTATAAAVLLINRQSPLPVLRGISWSVLPLVGGLFVMVETLVKTGVIGQLSALLHEAVAQSVTKAAWSVGIATAIADNIANNLPVGLVAGSVAASDHLPAPVVSAILIGVDLGPNLSVTGSLATILWLVALRREKIEVGAWPFLKLGLLVTPPALIAALAAAIW, encoded by the coding sequence GTGCCGTCTGACGCCATCTGGGCCTGGAGCATCGTCGTCGCCGCGACCGCAGGCGTCATCATCCGCCCCTTATCCCTGCCCGAGGCGGTCTGGGCCGTGATCGGCGCCGCGGCACTCGTGCTGCTCGGTTTCCTGCCGTGGCAGGATGCACTTGTCGGCATCGAGAAAGGCCTCGACGTCTATCTCTTCCTGATCGGCATGATGCTGATCGCCGAGCTCGCCCGGCTCGAGGGCCTGTTCGACTATCTGGCCGCGTTCGCGGTCGAACATGCACGGGGCTCGCCGCAGCGGCTGTTCCTGCTGATCTACATCGTCGGCACGCTCGTCACCGTGCTGCTCTCCAACGACGCCACCGCGATCGTGCTGACGCCCGCCGTCTATGCCGCCACCCGCGCGGCCGGCGCCAAGCCGCTGCCTTATCTCTTCGTCTGCGCCTTCATAGCGAACGCCGCGAGCTTCGTGCTGCCGATCTCCAACCCGGCCAATCTCGTCGTGTTCGGCAAGCACATGCCGCATCTCGGGACATGGCTGCGCCAGTTCGCCTTGCCGTCGCTCGCCTCGATCGTTCTCACCTATGTCGCACTGCGCCTTGCCCTGCATCGCGAGCTGAAGAACGAGACCATCGAGACAAGCGTCCCTCACCCGAAGCTCGGTCGTGGCGGCCGACTGACCGCGTACGGCATCGGTGCGATCGGCATCGTGCTGATCTGGGCCTCTGCGCTCGATCTGCAATTGGGCTTGCCGACCTTCGTCTGCGGGACCGCGACGGCCGCGGCGGTGCTGTTGATCAATCGTCAATCGCCGCTGCCTGTGCTGCGCGGCATCTCCTGGAGCGTGCTGCCGCTGGTCGGCGGGCTGTTCGTGATGGTGGAGACGCTGGTCAAGACCGGCGTGATCGGGCAGCTCAGCGCGCTGCTGCACGAGGCCGTGGCGCAATCCGTGACGAAGGCCGCCTGGAGCGTCGGCATCGCCACCGCGATCGCCGACAACATCGCCAACAATCTGCCGGTCGGCCTCGTCGCCGGCTCGGTCGCCGCCAGCGATCACCTGCCCGCACCCGTGGTCAGCGCGATCCTGATCGGCGTCGATCTCGGGCCCAACCTGTCGGTCACGGGCTCGCTCGCCACCATCCTGTGGCTGGTCGCGCTGCGGCGGGAGAAGATCGAGGTCGGCGCCTGGCCGTTCCTCAAGCTCGGCCTGCTGGTGACGCCGCCGGCCTTGATTGCGGCGTTGGCGGCGGCAATCTGGTAG
- a CDS encoding MFS transporter → MSTMAMPQPTASEAAVRYLITNYSPKGNKVGWLMMASILVEAWDLYSIAFVLIFIKEQFNPDPLMLGLAAAGTQGGALIGALLGGWLSDKIGRRVMFLATMVLFIVLALAQAFVPNITWLIVIRFLLGIPLGSDISTGYTYIMESMAKGEREVMGNRWQFMFAVGEVLTIGVIVIFLLLDIHHETLWRVTLGLGALPALIILIMRHDVPETAVWLVQKGRYREAKQVAREMFNDNLDMLPDQDVEVPKVSTRAFLADLRKDPIRWRATLYGWIACFVQASEFSTFAFYLPVLFVMVGVSSVLGINLVTMALFSFAAVSGWVGPLLTPKIGHRGISIAGFSIVLAALLVAAFALYTDNKILLPFAAAAMLWGHYWDASNCMTIPTMVAKPKYRGTASGFAYMFVKLPSFLAIFLFPTVFAAIGQANATLMVAVFPLIGLLAAIFILPEVYGYEND, encoded by the coding sequence ATGTCGACGATGGCGATGCCACAACCGACCGCGAGCGAAGCCGCGGTCCGCTACCTCATCACGAACTACAGTCCAAAAGGCAACAAGGTCGGCTGGCTGATGATGGCCTCGATCCTGGTCGAGGCCTGGGACCTCTATTCCATCGCTTTCGTGCTGATCTTCATCAAGGAGCAATTCAATCCTGATCCGCTGATGCTGGGCCTTGCCGCAGCAGGCACCCAGGGCGGCGCGCTCATTGGCGCGCTGCTCGGCGGCTGGCTCTCGGACAAGATCGGCCGCCGCGTCATGTTCCTGGCCACGATGGTGCTGTTCATCGTGCTGGCGCTGGCGCAGGCCTTCGTGCCCAATATCACCTGGCTCATCGTGATCCGCTTTCTGCTCGGCATTCCGCTCGGCTCCGACATCTCCACCGGCTACACCTACATCATGGAATCCATGGCCAAGGGTGAGCGCGAGGTCATGGGCAACCGCTGGCAGTTCATGTTCGCGGTCGGCGAGGTGCTCACGATCGGCGTGATCGTGATCTTCCTCTTGCTCGACATTCACCACGAGACGCTGTGGCGGGTGACGCTCGGCCTCGGTGCGTTGCCGGCGCTGATCATCCTCATCATGCGTCACGACGTGCCGGAGACGGCGGTCTGGTTGGTGCAGAAGGGCCGCTACCGCGAGGCCAAGCAGGTCGCGCGCGAGATGTTCAACGACAATCTCGACATGCTGCCGGACCAGGACGTCGAAGTGCCGAAGGTCTCGACCCGCGCATTCCTCGCCGATCTCAGGAAGGATCCGATCCGCTGGCGTGCGACGCTCTACGGCTGGATCGCCTGCTTCGTGCAAGCCAGCGAATTCTCGACCTTCGCGTTCTATCTGCCGGTGCTCTTTGTCATGGTCGGCGTGTCGAGCGTGCTCGGCATCAATCTGGTGACGATGGCGCTGTTCTCCTTCGCCGCCGTGTCGGGCTGGGTCGGCCCGCTCCTGACGCCGAAGATCGGCCACCGCGGCATCTCGATTGCAGGGTTCTCGATCGTGCTGGCCGCGCTGCTGGTCGCCGCGTTCGCGCTCTACACCGACAACAAGATCCTGCTGCCGTTCGCAGCCGCCGCCATGCTGTGGGGCCATTATTGGGACGCGTCGAACTGCATGACGATCCCGACCATGGTCGCCAAGCCCAAATATCGCGGCACGGCCAGCGGCTTCGCCTACATGTTCGTGAAGCTGCCGTCGTTCCTGGCGATCTTCCTGTTCCCGACGGTGTTCGCGGCGATCGGCCAGGCCAATGCCACGCTGATGGTCGCGGTCTTCCCGCTGATCGGATTGCTCGCCGCAATCTTCATCCTGCCGGAGGTCTACGGCTACGAGAACGACTGA
- a CDS encoding GntR family transcriptional regulator has product MARRKRALEVVRNEDDGEGRPSRRNRLNFFELAYQKIEELLVHCELKPGQFMTMLELQHITGFGRTPVHHAVNRLSADTLIIIRPRHGLHIAPIDLARERMLLALRRDMERFVIRLAADRASLSHRNQALHIERLLRERRASLTLDEFNSIDRRIDALVLEAAGEPFLVHTLRPLHTLYRRIGYIHHRFMPGQADLSGTIDHHLAILAAVAGRHVEDAVKASDALIDYMGEMFTGMEAGIDPRLLDCSIEPLLGA; this is encoded by the coding sequence ATGGCACGGCGCAAGCGCGCGCTCGAGGTGGTGAGAAACGAGGACGACGGCGAGGGCAGGCCCTCCCGGCGCAACCGTCTCAATTTCTTCGAGCTGGCCTACCAGAAGATCGAAGAGCTTCTCGTTCATTGCGAGCTGAAGCCCGGACAATTCATGACGATGCTGGAATTGCAGCACATCACAGGGTTCGGGCGCACGCCCGTGCATCACGCCGTCAATCGTCTCTCCGCCGACACGCTGATCATCATCCGTCCGCGCCACGGCCTGCACATCGCGCCGATCGATCTGGCGCGCGAACGCATGCTGCTGGCCTTGCGGCGCGACATGGAGCGCTTCGTGATCCGCCTCGCGGCCGATCGCGCCAGCCTCTCGCACCGCAATCAGGCGCTGCACATCGAGCGCCTCCTGCGCGAGCGCCGCGCCAGCCTGACCCTCGACGAGTTCAACAGCATCGATCGCCGCATCGATGCACTGGTGCTGGAGGCCGCCGGCGAGCCGTTCCTGGTGCACACGTTGCGGCCGCTGCACACGCTGTATCGCCGTATCGGCTACATCCACCACCGCTTCATGCCAGGGCAGGCCGATCTGTCGGGCACGATCGATCATCATCTCGCGATCCTCGCTGCGGTGGCCGGCCGCCACGTCGAGGACGCCGTGAAGGCGAGTGATGCCCTGATCGACTACATGGGCGAGATGTTCACGGGCATGGAGGCGGGGATCGACCCGCGCCTGCTCGATTGCAGCATCGAGCCGCTGCTCGGCGCGTGA